The nucleotide sequence AGGCGATGCCGGAGCAATCGCAAAACTGATCACGGTTGCCGAATCGCAAATCGGCAGCAGGCAGGAAGCGGCAGCTGCAGCAGAAAAAGTCATTTCAGAGGTCAAGCAGCATGCATCCGATGCACCTGTCCTTGGGATTACCGGTACCGGCGGGGCAGGCAAAAGTTCACTGACAGATGAATTGATCAGGCGTTTTTTAAATGAAGTGCCTGAAATTAAGATTGCCGTCATTTCCATTGACCCGACAAAACAGAAAACAGGCGGAGCTCTGCTTGGTGACAGAATCCGGATGAATGCGATATTTTCTCCTCGGGTATATATGAGAAGTCTTGCGACGAGACAGTCCAGATCAGAGCTGTCGCTTGCCATCCATGACGCCATCGCCGTTGTGAAAGCAGCAGGCTATGATTTAATTATTGTAGAAACAAGCGGAATTGGGCAGGGCGATGCAGCCATCACTGAGATTTGCGACATGTCCATGTATGTCATGACAAGCGAATTCGGTGCGCCGTCCCAGCTTGAAAAAATCGACATGATTGACTACGCGGACTTGATCGTCATCAACAAATTTGAACGTAAAGGGTCCCAGGATGCAAAGCGCCAGGTGCAAAAGCAGTACCAGCGCAGCCATATGCTGTTTGAAAGTCCTGCTGAGGATCTTCCGGTTTACGGAACGATTGCAAGCCAGTTCAACGATCCCGGTACAAACACCCTGTTTGTAGCCCTGCTTGACCTCATCAACAAAAAGAAAAATAAAAACTGGTCTTCAAGTCTGCCTATTGTCAAAGATGTTGAAAAACAGAATGTCATCATTCCGACAGACCGCCGCTACTATCTGAGAGAGATCAGCGAATCTGTCCGGAACTACCACAAAAATGCCGAATATCAGGCTGATACTGCCAGAAGACTGTTTCAGCTTCAGGGTGCGATTGAAAGTGTCAAAGAGCAGAACGGGGCACCCGAGGTGATTGACTCTCTTGAAGCAATTAAAAAGAAAACAGAAGAAGAGCTTTCTCCGGAATCAAAGCGGATCCTTGACGGGTGGGGAGAGCTAAGGGAGAAATACGAAGCGGATCAGTTTGTGACAAAAATCCGCGATAGAGAAATTGTGACATCATTAAAGATGGTTTCCCTGTCAGGACTCGCGATTCCGAAAGTCTCGCTTCCAAAATACAAAGACTACGGGGAAATTCTAAAGTGGGTCTACAAAGAAAATGTACCTGGAGCATTTCCGTATACCGCCGGCGTCTTCCCGTTCAAGCGGGCAGAAGAAGATCCGAAGCGGCAGTTTGCAGGGGAAGGTACACCAGAACGGACGAACCGACGTTTTCATTACCTTTCAAAAGATGACCCGGCAAAACGCCTGAGCACCGCATTCGACTCTGTTACCCTTTACGGAGAAGACCCTGCATACCGTCCCGACATTTACGGGAAAATCGGCGAGAGCGGAGTCAGCATCTGTACGCTTGATGACATGAAAAAGCTTTATGCAGGCTTTGATTTGTGCGCGCCGGCCACATCTGTTTCAATGACCATCAATGGACCTGCGCCAATCATCCTGGCCATGTTCATGAACACGGCCATTGCCCAGCAGGCTGAAAAGCAGCGGACAGAGCTTGGACGCGAGTTAACGGCAGAGGAAATGATGCAGGTGAAAAAAAGAACCCTTCAAACGGTCCGCGGAACGGTTCAGGCAGACATTCTGAAAGAAGACCAGGGACAGAACACCTGCATCTTCTCAACAGAATTTGCCCTGAAAATGATGGGGGACATCCAGGAGTACTTTATCAATGAAAAAGTGAGAAACTATTACTCTGTCTCCATTTCCGGCTATCATATTGCAGAAGCGGGAGCAAACCCGATTTCACAGCTTGCGTTTACACTCGCAAACGGGTTTACGTATGTCGAATACTATTTAAGCAGAGGCATGAAAATCGATGATTTTGCGCCGAACCTTTCTTTCTTTTTCAGCAACGGCCTTGATCCGGAATACACCGTCATCGGACGTGTGGCACGCCGCATCTGGTCAACCGTTATGAGGGAAAAATACGGGGCAAACGAACGGAGCCAGAAGCTGAAATACCACGTTCAGACATCCGGCCGTTCCCTGCACGCCCAGGAAATTGACTTTAACGATATCCGCACAACGCTGCAGGCTCTTATGGCGCTTCAGGATAATTGCAACTCGCTGCACACAAATGCGTACGATGAAGCCATCACGACACCGACAGAAGAATCGGTCCGCAGAGCCATGGCCATTCAGCTCATCATCACAAAAGAG is from Bacillus sp. FSL H8-0547 and encodes:
- the icmF gene encoding fused isobutyryl-CoA mutase/GTPase IcmF, whose protein sequence is MHTKETYKPKHAVRFVTASSLFDGHDASINIMRRILQASGAEVIHLGHNRSVEEIVNAAIQEDAQGIAISSYQGGHVEFFKYMYDLLKERGASHIRLYGGGGGVILPREIKELHEYGIARIFSPEDGRELGLQGMIELMMKECDFQTAAKLEEEMEKLKTGDAGAIAKLITVAESQIGSRQEAAAAAEKVISEVKQHASDAPVLGITGTGGAGKSSLTDELIRRFLNEVPEIKIAVISIDPTKQKTGGALLGDRIRMNAIFSPRVYMRSLATRQSRSELSLAIHDAIAVVKAAGYDLIIVETSGIGQGDAAITEICDMSMYVMTSEFGAPSQLEKIDMIDYADLIVINKFERKGSQDAKRQVQKQYQRSHMLFESPAEDLPVYGTIASQFNDPGTNTLFVALLDLINKKKNKNWSSSLPIVKDVEKQNVIIPTDRRYYLREISESVRNYHKNAEYQADTARRLFQLQGAIESVKEQNGAPEVIDSLEAIKKKTEEELSPESKRILDGWGELREKYEADQFVTKIRDREIVTSLKMVSLSGLAIPKVSLPKYKDYGEILKWVYKENVPGAFPYTAGVFPFKRAEEDPKRQFAGEGTPERTNRRFHYLSKDDPAKRLSTAFDSVTLYGEDPAYRPDIYGKIGESGVSICTLDDMKKLYAGFDLCAPATSVSMTINGPAPIILAMFMNTAIAQQAEKQRTELGRELTAEEMMQVKKRTLQTVRGTVQADILKEDQGQNTCIFSTEFALKMMGDIQEYFINEKVRNYYSVSISGYHIAEAGANPISQLAFTLANGFTYVEYYLSRGMKIDDFAPNLSFFFSNGLDPEYTVIGRVARRIWSTVMREKYGANERSQKLKYHVQTSGRSLHAQEIDFNDIRTTLQALMALQDNCNSLHTNAYDEAITTPTEESVRRAMAIQLIITKEHGLAKNENPLQGSFIIEELTDLVEEAVLKEFDSINERGGVLGAMETQYQRGKIQDESMYYEMQKHSGELPIIGVNTYINPNKPSEDSVDNMEVARASKEEKETQIQNLKAFQERNAAQADAAIERLKQAAIHNQNIFAELMETVNYASLGQITQALYEVGGQYRRNM